A stretch of the Actinomyces qiguomingii genome encodes the following:
- the fucP gene encoding L-fucose:H+ symporter permease encodes MSTAVSPTPTDSGPGASTAPERGFLHPGMTIPFGLLVACFAAWGLAANMTDPLVKVFRSVFSMNNVQSSLVQSAYYGAYFCLALPAAWINSRLGYKGGVLIGLSLAATGGLLFIPASHVMTYSVFLAALFTLASGLSILETSANPFVMAMGPEHNATRRLNFAQAFNPIGSNLGVLLATTLILPNVNPATAAQREAMTEAELLATRSDELQAVMGPYVVLACLYILLAISIATVKVRERPPKTVSRTTSQSRFMRLLANKRYSFGVVAQYFNISAQTCIWTYMLHYVTEALGVSDTVAGYWLQCSLIVFLVSRFAMVWLMGRYDGRRLMVITCVTGVCLALFSTVSVNVVGAVAVAMLSACISLLFPTIYGEALKGMGEEDTKYGAAGLVMAIIGGATMPLVQSWVMDRSSAAVSYVVVAVCLAVCAAYALYTLRLDDPEPAPSAA; translated from the coding sequence ATGTCAACCGCAGTATCCCCCACCCCCACCGATTCCGGCCCCGGCGCGAGCACTGCTCCCGAACGAGGGTTCCTTCACCCGGGGATGACGATCCCCTTCGGCCTCCTGGTGGCGTGTTTCGCCGCCTGGGGCCTGGCCGCGAACATGACGGATCCCCTCGTCAAGGTCTTCCGGTCCGTGTTCTCGATGAACAACGTCCAGTCCTCACTCGTCCAATCCGCCTACTACGGCGCCTACTTCTGCCTGGCGCTGCCGGCCGCGTGGATCAACTCGCGCCTGGGTTACAAGGGAGGGGTCCTCATCGGGCTCTCACTGGCCGCCACCGGCGGCCTCCTGTTCATCCCGGCGTCGCACGTGATGACCTATTCGGTGTTCCTCGCGGCTCTGTTCACGCTCGCCTCCGGCCTGTCGATCCTCGAGACCAGCGCCAACCCCTTCGTCATGGCCATGGGCCCGGAGCACAACGCCACCAGGCGCCTGAACTTCGCGCAAGCCTTCAACCCTATCGGCTCGAACCTCGGCGTCCTGCTAGCCACGACCCTGATCCTGCCCAACGTCAACCCGGCGACCGCTGCGCAGCGCGAGGCGATGACCGAGGCCGAGCTGCTAGCCACCCGCTCCGACGAGCTGCAGGCCGTTATGGGCCCCTACGTCGTCCTCGCGTGCCTGTACATCCTACTCGCCATCAGCATCGCTACCGTCAAGGTCCGCGAGCGCCCGCCCAAGACCGTTAGCCGCACGACCTCCCAGAGCCGGTTCATGCGCCTGCTGGCCAACAAGCGCTACAGCTTCGGTGTTGTCGCCCAGTACTTCAATATCTCCGCCCAGACCTGCATCTGGACCTATATGCTCCACTACGTCACCGAGGCCCTGGGCGTATCGGACACTGTCGCGGGCTACTGGCTGCAGTGCTCCCTCATCGTCTTCCTCGTTAGCCGCTTCGCCATGGTGTGGCTGATGGGCCGTTACGATGGCCGTCGGCTCATGGTCATCACCTGTGTGACCGGCGTGTGTCTGGCGCTGTTCAGCACGGTGAGCGTCAACGTCGTCGGCGCCGTCGCCGTCGCGATGCTCTCGGCGTGCATCTCCCTGCTGTTCCCCACCATCTACGGCGAGGCCCTCAAGGGCATGGGTGAGGAGGACACGAAGTACGGCGCCGCTGGCCTGGTGATGGCCATTATCGGAGGTGCCACCATGCCGCTGGTCCAATCATGGGTTATGGATCGCTCGTCCGCCGCTGTCTCGTACGTGGTGGTAGCGGTCTGCCTGGCCGTGTGCGCCGCCTACGCCCTCTACACGCTGCGTCTGGATGATCCGGAGCCCGCGCCGTCCGCCGCCTGA
- a CDS encoding RbsD/FucU family protein gives MLRNIPANLSPDLVKILLEMGHGDEILLADANFPGHHLHPVTVRADGLGIPDLLRSILQLMPLDRYSDYQVALMETVGDDPRPPVWDIYEQIWTEAEKDAGPVAVRTIERMAFYEHTPSVAAVVITGETALYGNLILKKGVL, from the coding sequence ATGCTCCGCAACATACCCGCCAACCTGTCTCCTGATCTGGTCAAGATCCTGCTCGAAATGGGGCACGGAGACGAGATTCTCCTCGCCGACGCCAACTTCCCCGGCCACCACCTGCACCCCGTCACGGTGCGCGCGGACGGCCTAGGCATTCCCGACCTGCTGCGCTCGATTCTCCAGCTCATGCCGCTGGACCGGTACAGCGACTACCAGGTCGCCCTCATGGAGACCGTCGGTGACGACCCGCGCCCGCCCGTGTGGGACATCTACGAGCAGATCTGGACCGAGGCCGAGAAGGATGCCGGACCGGTCGCGGTGCGCACCATCGAGCGCATGGCCTTCTACGAGCACACGCCGTCCGTCGCCGCGGTGGTCATCACCGGAGAAACCGCCCTGTACGGCAATCTCATCCTCAAGAAGGGAGTCCTGTAA
- a CDS encoding L-fucose isomerase, whose protein sequence is MSTTYPAIGIRPLIDGRRGIRESLEDKTMQLANDVAELIASHLTYPDGSPVRTVVSNTTIGGVSEAAACKEQFRTENVCADLTVTASWNYITEVLDLDSSIPHAIWGFNGTERPGAVTLAAAASAYNMLGIPCFGIYGHDVQDAEDSGLTDDVVENLLRYARAALAVGLMKGRSYLSIGTVSMGIAGCRPPEQFLADYLGMRTEYIDMIEIDRRIEQGIYDHQEYDKALDWARENLRIGENHNPEHNRVTQEEYDAQFEYCVKMILIGRDLMEGNPRLAELGFVEEAGGHDAIAAGFQGQRQWTDFKPNGDLMETMINTTFDWNGRRPEKVFATEADAANAITMLFNSVLTHRPQLFSDVRTYWSPASVKRITGYTLEGRAADGFIDLRNSGATTLNAAGQERDAQGHPIIKQWWEITEEDIANDLAATTFHAATREYFPGGGFSTHFVTAGDMPVTAARLNFVAGQGPVLQVSEGWTVCLPDEVRITIEDRTDPTWPTTFFVPRLTGAGAHTSVYDWMANWGANHTATGYGHFGADLLTLAAMLRIPVYMHNIPREHILRPKAWIPFGTADLEGADFRACAAFGPIYR, encoded by the coding sequence ATGTCCACCACCTATCCCGCCATCGGTATCCGTCCCCTCATCGACGGACGCCGGGGCATTCGCGAGTCCCTCGAAGACAAGACGATGCAGCTCGCCAACGACGTCGCCGAACTCATCGCCTCCCATCTCACCTACCCCGACGGCTCCCCCGTACGCACCGTTGTCTCCAACACCACCATCGGTGGTGTCAGCGAAGCCGCCGCCTGCAAGGAGCAGTTCCGCACCGAGAACGTCTGCGCAGATCTCACGGTCACCGCCTCCTGGAACTACATCACCGAGGTGCTCGACCTCGACTCCTCCATCCCCCACGCCATCTGGGGCTTCAATGGCACCGAACGCCCGGGAGCAGTCACCTTGGCAGCCGCCGCCAGCGCCTACAACATGCTCGGCATACCCTGTTTCGGCATCTACGGTCATGACGTCCAGGACGCCGAAGACTCCGGACTCACCGACGACGTCGTCGAGAACCTGCTGCGCTATGCCCGTGCCGCCCTCGCCGTCGGCCTCATGAAGGGACGCAGCTACCTGTCCATCGGCACCGTCTCCATGGGCATCGCCGGCTGCCGCCCGCCCGAGCAGTTCCTCGCCGACTACCTCGGCATGCGCACCGAGTACATCGACATGATCGAGATCGACCGCCGCATCGAGCAGGGCATTTACGATCACCAGGAGTATGACAAGGCTCTGGACTGGGCTCGAGAAAACCTGCGCATCGGTGAGAACCACAACCCCGAGCACAACCGTGTCACCCAGGAGGAGTACGACGCCCAGTTCGAGTACTGCGTCAAGATGATCCTCATCGGACGCGACCTCATGGAGGGCAACCCTAGGCTCGCCGAACTGGGCTTCGTCGAGGAGGCCGGCGGGCACGACGCCATCGCCGCAGGGTTCCAGGGCCAGCGCCAGTGGACGGATTTCAAACCCAATGGCGATCTCATGGAGACCATGATCAACACGACCTTCGACTGGAACGGTAGGCGTCCCGAGAAGGTCTTCGCCACCGAGGCCGACGCCGCCAACGCCATCACGATGCTCTTCAACTCGGTGCTCACTCACCGCCCCCAACTCTTCAGCGATGTGCGCACCTACTGGAGCCCCGCATCGGTCAAGCGCATCACCGGCTACACCCTTGAGGGTCGTGCCGCCGACGGGTTCATCGACCTGCGTAACTCCGGCGCCACCACCCTCAACGCCGCTGGCCAGGAAAGGGACGCCCAGGGGCATCCCATCATCAAGCAGTGGTGGGAGATCACCGAGGAGGACATCGCCAATGACCTGGCCGCCACAACCTTCCACGCCGCCACCCGCGAGTACTTCCCCGGCGGCGGGTTCTCCACGCACTTCGTCACCGCCGGCGACATGCCCGTCACGGCGGCGCGGCTCAACTTCGTTGCCGGTCAGGGCCCGGTCCTCCAGGTCTCCGAGGGGTGGACCGTCTGCCTGCCCGACGAGGTCCGCATCACAATCGAGGACCGCACCGACCCGACCTGGCCGACGACCTTCTTCGTGCCCCGCCTGACCGGCGCGGGCGCCCACACCAGCGTCTACGACTGGATGGCCAATTGGGGCGCGAACCACACCGCGACCGGCTACGGCCACTTCGGCGCCGACCTGCTCACCCTTGCCGCCATGCTGCGCATCCCCGTGTACATGCACAACATCCCGCGAGAGCACATCCTGCGCCCCAAGGCCTGGATCCCCTTCGGCACCGCCGACCTGGAAGGGGCTGACTTCCGGGCCTGCGCCGCTTTCGGCCCCATCTACCGCTGA